In the Engraulis encrasicolus isolate BLACKSEA-1 chromosome 9, IST_EnEncr_1.0, whole genome shotgun sequence genome, one interval contains:
- the LOC134455372 gene encoding tripartite motif-containing protein 16-like codes for MAKASVLLAQDEFSCPICLDLLKDPVTIPCGHSFCMDCISGCWDQEDPKGVYSCPQCRQTFTPRPVLGRNTMLADVVEKLKLLGLQSAPAAHCYAGPGDVECDVCSGRKRKAVKSCLVCLSSYCEIHFASHNDLFPGKKHKVIDAAGKLEDLVCSRHDKLLEVFCRTDQTCICMLCVMDEHSGHKTVSVATERTEKQRELGEKQRKSQVIIKEKEKQFQELRQAVKTLQCSADAAVENSERVFTEMIRSIEKRRSEATKLIRDQERADVSRAEELMETLEQEIAELKSRVAELEQFSQRENNIQFLKSFQSLCASTTSDKSSTCSVHTDVLFERVSDGLTLLQDKLQDVLHQGLQDIVKTGEQISIFRPSEPVTRDDFLKYSCQLTLDPNTAHYQLILSEGNRVVQLGKKRHSYPDHPDRFSPLTQVMCSEATSTRCYWEVEWSESVYIAVSYKGLKRKGSNNDVILGYNKNSWALHSHSSAFSFYHNNKNTALHHAQISSRIGVYVDHRAGTLSFYTVNANTVTLVHKVETTFTEPLYPAFWLRDYGNQIKLCQ; via the exons ATGGCAAAGGCCAGTGTGTTATTAGCACAAGATGAGTTCAGCTGTCCAATCTGTTTGGATCTCTTAAAAGATCCAGTTACTATTccctgtggacacagtttctgtatggattgtatctcaggctgctgggatcaagaggatccaaagggagtctacagctgcccacagtgcagacagacttttACTCCAAGGCCAGTTCTGGGCAGAAACACGATGCTGGCTGACGTGGTGGAGAAGCTGAAGCTTCTGGgactccagtctgctcctgctgcccactgctacgctggacctggagatgtggagtgtgacgtctgctctgggagaaagcgaaaggctgtcaagtcctgtctggtgtgTCTGTCTTCTTATTGTGAAATTCACTTTGCGTCTCACAACGATCTTTTCCCAGGAAAGAAACACAAAGTGATTGACGCTGCTGGTAAACTGGAGGATCTGGTCTGCTCTCGGCATGATAAACTGCTGGAGGTCTTCTGCCGCACGGATCAGACGTgcatatgcatgctgtgtgtcatGGATGAACACAGTGGACATAAAACTGTTTCAGTCGcaacagagaggacagagaaacag AGAGAGctgggagagaaacagaggaaatcTCAAGTGAtcatcaaagaaaaagaaaagcaattCCAAGAGCTCAGACAGGCTGTGAAAACTCTTCAG tgttctgctgatgcagcagtggagaacagtgagagggtcttcactgagatgatccgctccattgagaaaagACGCTCCGAGGCAACGAAGCTGATCCGAGATCAGGAGAGGGCTGATGTGAGTCGAGCTGAGGAACTCATGGAGACACTGGAACAGGAGATCGCTGAGCTGAAGAGCAGAGTTGCTGAGCTGGAGCAGTTCTCACAAAGAGAAAATAACATCCAGTTTCTCAAG AGTTTCCAGTCTCTGTGTGCCTCCACTACATCTGACAAGTCATCTACGTGCTCAGTGCATACAGATGTGctttttgagagagtgagtgacggcCTCACTCTGCTCCAAGACAAACTGCAGGATGTGCTCCACCAGGGACTACAGGACATTGTGAAAACTG GTGAACAAATCAGCATTTTCAGACCTtcagagcctgtgaccagagatGATTTCCTAAAAT ATTCCTGTCAGCTGACTTTGGACCCCAACACGGCTCATTATCAGCTGATTCTGTCTGAGGGAAACAGGGTTGTACAATTGGGTAAAAAGAGGCACTCTTATCCTGACCATCCAGACAGATTCAGTCCTCTAACGCAGGTGATGTGTTCAGAGGCTACATCTACcaggtgctactgggaggttgagtggtctGAAAGTGTGTATatagctgtttcatacaaggggcTGAAGAGGAAAGGAAGTAATAATGATGTAATTCTTGGGTACAATAAAAATTCCTGGGCCCTGCACTCCCATTCATCTGCGTTCAGTTTCTaccataataataaaaatacagcTCTCCATCATGCTCAGATCTCctctagaataggagtgtatgtggatcacagggcaggaactctgagctTCTACACTGTCAATGCTAACACAGTGACTCTGGTGCACAAAGTGGAGACAACATTCACTGAGCCGCTGTATCCTGCGTTTTGGCTCCGCGATTATGGCAACCAAATCAAATTGTGTCAGTAA